In a genomic window of Rhopalosiphum maidis isolate BTI-1 chromosome 4, ASM367621v3, whole genome shotgun sequence:
- the LOC113548345 gene encoding trans-1,2-dihydrobenzene-1,2-diol dehydrogenase-like, whose protein sequence is MATRWGVIGTSNISHDFAVAMSTLPRTEHLITAVASKDKARSQEFAEQFDIPKAYDSYSLVATDTEVDVVYVGTLNEHHYSVSRLMLEHGKNVLCEEPFCQNTEQVQQLVELARSKNLFIMEAMWMFFTPAFTILREEIKKGTIGEPLQIISSFGTPMSESLIQQRNSGGSILELAVFSVYMSQFLFGPEKPQIYGACGQLTESGFDKDASVILKYSNGRISTFLSHFKVDLPNEAIVFGTKGNIKLYDPFWSATKMSVNGTDINIDVPPTKKSTRYGNSVQLIYEIQEVRNCLLKGLNESSIVPWSLSIENAILVEDIRKKLGVTICK, encoded by the exons ATGGCGACCAGATGGGGAGTAATAGGTACCAGCAATATTTCGCACGATTTTGCTGTGGCCATGAGTACGTTGCCACGGACAGAACACTTGATCACAGCAGTGGCGTCTAAAGACAAGGCGAGATCTCAAGAATTCGCTGAACAGTTTGACATTCCCAAGGCGTACGATTCTTATTCTCTCGTGGCAACCGACACCGAAGTAG ACGTTGTTTATGTGGGCACCCTCAATGAACACCATTACTCTGTCAGTCGCTTAATGTTGGAACatggtaaaaatgttttatgcgAAGAACCATTCTGTCAGAATACTGAACAAGTCCAACAGCTCGTTGAA CTTGCAAGGTCCAAAAACTTGTTTATTATGGAGGCCATGTGGATGTTTTTTACCCCagcatttactattttaagagAAGAAATCAAAAAAGGTACAATTGGTGAACCGTTGCAAATAATTTCTTCATTTGGTACACCGATGTCTGAATCACTTATTCAACA gCGAAATAGTGGAGGTTCAATATTAGAGTTAGCTGTATTCTCAGTTTACATGAGCCAATTCCTGTTTGGACCTGAAAAGCCTCAAATCTATGGCGCTTGTGGACAATTAACAGAATCTGGGTTTGACAAGGATGCAAgtgtaattttaaagtatagcaATGGCAGaatttctacatttttaagcCATTTCAAAGTTGACCTACCCAATGAGGCAATTGTATTTGGCACTAAaggaaatattaaa tTATACGATCCATTTTGGTCAGCGACTAAAATGTCTGTAAACGGAACAGACATTAATATAGACGTGCCTCctacaaaaaaatcaacaagaTATGGAAATAGTGTGCAACTAATCTACGAGATTCAAGAAGTTAGAAATTGTCTTCTGAAAG GTTTAAATGAGAGCAGTATAGTTCCATGGTCGTTAAGTATTGAGAATGCAATTTTAGTTGAAGATATAAGGAAAAAATTGGGAGTaactatttgtaaataa
- the LOC113550573 gene encoding ADP-ribosylation factor 6 has protein sequence MGKLLSKIFGNKEMRILMLGLDAAGKTTILYKLKLGQSVTTIPTVGFNVETVIYKNVKINVWDVGGQDKIRPLWRHYYTGTQGLIFVVDCADRDRIDEAKQELHRIINDREMRDAIILIFANKQDLTNAMKPHEIQEKLGLTRIRDRNWYVQPSCATTGDGLHEGLAWLTSNFKQ, from the exons ATGGGAAAGCTGCTTTCCAAAATTTTTGGTAACAAAGAGATGAGAATACTTATGCTTGGTTTGGATGCAGCTGGAAAAACAA ctatcttatacaaattgaaattgGGTCAATCTGTAACGACAATACCAACAGTTGGCTTCAATGTAGaaacagttatttataaaaacgtcaaaattaatgtttgg gACGTTGGGGGTCAAGATAAAATACGTCCACTATGGCGACATTACTATACAGGTACACAAGGTTTGATCTTTGTAGTGGACTGTGCAGATCGTGATCGTATAGATGAAGCTAAGCAAGAGCTACATCGGATAATAAATGACAGAGAGATGAGGGAtgcaatcattttaatatttgccaACAAACAAGACTTGActaatg CAATGAAACCACATGAAATACAAGAAAAACTTGGACTAACAAGAATACGGGATAGAAATTGGTATGTTCAACCATCGTGTGCTACCACAGGAGACGGATTACATGAAGGCCTTGCTTGGCTcacatcaaattttaaacaatga
- the LOC113560496 gene encoding UDP-glucuronosyltransferase 1-5-like, protein MKSISFAGVVFCALAISQQTWSSEILVIFPTTAQSHYRVIRPLIHSLLDRGHKILAITNFPDTVERANLSHIDITGLKPHSKFKTTGDYGIIKMISRISKNAHTYATILNHPPVVKLLQSGRKFDLVIAEFFTSTPIFAPIAAAVDAPIVGFCPMISFPWIHEVMGMETTMSYMPSLISASGNHMSFFQRISNTLNSVVIDIGFNWIYTRVIRDIIKHHYGIETESVIKSMANLSMIMTNNYHSVFLSYPTLPGIVEVGGIHVIDEKPVPQDLNDFINNADHGVILFSLGSIVSEESLGTDKLYNILDAFTKLKQRVIMKFDIEKRNIQLPVNVKVVKWFPQRDLLAHPKVLLFITHAGMMSVIETIHCGKPIVAIPIFGDQIFNSHLLVEKQVAVILEYKHLESDQLFNAINEALTEKYIINMKKLQQLYNDRPHSPLETAVYWTEYITRNKNESKELLKSQKIHLNLHQSYLIDVFTVLLLPLIIAIYITLWTMKRLR, encoded by the exons ATGAAGTCCATTTCATTCGCCGGCGTTGTTTTTTGTGCCTTAGCAATCTCACAACAAACTTGGTCATCGGAAATCCTGGTCATATTCCCGACGACCGCTCAGAGTCATTACCGTGTCATCCGACCACTAATTCACAGCTTATTGGATCGCGGACACAAAATATTAGCGATTACGAATTTTCCGGATACCGTGGAAAGAGCCAATTTATCACACATCGACATTACCGGATTGAAACCGCACTCGAAGTTCAAGACCACCGGTGATTACGGAATTATTAAGATGATATCACGCATATCGAAAAACGCCCACACATACGCGACTATTCTCAATCATCCGCCAGTTGTTAAACTATTACAGTCCGGTCGAAAATTCGACTTGGTGATTGCCGAATTCTTTACATCTACACCAATATTTGCACCGATCGCCGCAGCTGTGGACGCACCGATTGTCGGTTTTTGTCCAATGATCTCATTTCCGTGGATACACGAAGTGATGGGAATGGAGACGACCATGTCTTACATGCCTTCTCTTATCAGTGCTTCCGGGAATCATATGTCATTTTTCCAGCGAATcagtaatactttaaattcgGTAGTCATCGACATTGGGTTTAATTGGATCTACACCCGTGTAATTCGAGACATTATCAAACATCATTACGGCATAGAAACAGAATCAGTAATAAAATCGATGGCTAATTTAAGCATGATTATGACAAACAATTATCATAGCGTATTTTTATCCTATCCCACACTACCCGGAATCGTCGAGGTTGGCGGTATTCACGTAATCGATGAAAAACCTGTCCcgcaa GACTTGaacgattttataaataatgcagATCACGGTGTGATTTTATTCAGTTTGGGCTCTATCGTGTCAGAAGAATCGTTGGGCAccgataaactatataatatactcgacGCGTTTACGAAACTTAAACAAAGAGTCATCATGAAATTCGATATTGAAAAACGCAATATACAGTTACCAGTGAATGTAAAAGTGGTCAAATGGTTTCCACAGCGAGATCTTTTAG cGCACCcaaaggtattattatttataacgcaTGCTGGTATGATGAGTGTAATAGAAACAATACATTGTGGTAAACCAATAGTAGCTATACCGATATTTGGcgatcaaatttttaattctcaTTTGTTGGTTGAAAAACAAGTGGCTGTCATTTTAGAATACAAACATTTGGAGAGTGATCAGCTTTTCAATGCTATTAATGAAGCATTGACCGAGAAATATAT aaTTAACATGAAAAAATTGCAACAGTTGTATAATGATCGACCGCATTCACCTCTCGAAACAGCAGTATACTGGACCGAGTATATAACAAGAAATAAGAACGAATCGAAAGAACTGTTAAAAAGCCAAAAAATTCACTTAAATTTGCATCAATCGTATTTAATTGATGTATTTACTGTTCTTCTCCTCCCACTTATTATAgcgatatatattacattatggaCAATGAAACGTCTAAGGTAG